The following proteins are co-located in the Deinococcus metallilatus genome:
- a CDS encoding antibiotic biosynthesis monooxygenase family protein, producing MLNIRAGQTAAFEAAFAQAQRIISGMPGYIRHELQKCLEDDHRYALLVWWETLEAHTVGFRGSPEYQEWRALLHHFYDPFPTVEHFVPSLP from the coding sequence ATGCTCAACATCCGCGCGGGGCAGACCGCCGCCTTCGAGGCTGCCTTTGCCCAGGCGCAACGCATCATTTCCGGGATGCCCGGCTACATCCGCCACGAATTGCAAAAGTGCCTGGAGGACGACCACCGGTACGCCCTGCTGGTCTGGTGGGAGACGCTGGAAGCGCACACGGTCGGCTTTCGCGGCAGCCCGGAATATCAGGAGTGGCGGGCGCTGCTGCACCATTTCTACGACCCGTTCCCGACGGTCGAGCATTTCGTGCCTTCGCTTCCCTGA
- the ilvC gene encoding ketol-acid reductoisomerase, protein MAAKMYYDRDVSLAPIEDKLIAIIGYGSQAHAHAQNLRDSGLNVVVGLREGSPSRAKAEQAGLRVASIEDAVKEADVIMLLIPDENQPKVYEESIAPNLTAGKALAFGHGFNVHFGRIKPPADVDVFLVAPKGPGHMLRRVYVDGAGMPSIFAVQQDATGNARDIALAYARGIGGTRAGVLETTFKEETETDLFGEQSVLCGGVTHLIQAGFETLVEAGYQPEIAYFETLHEVKLIVDLIYEKGFEGMRHSISNTAEYGDYVTGPRIITDETKATMKDVLGDIQSGKFAQSFIGDAESGFPYMKEQRKKMRDHTLEVVGKELRDKMPFISKQELEV, encoded by the coding sequence ATGGCTGCAAAAATGTATTACGACCGCGACGTGAGCCTCGCCCCTATCGAGGACAAGCTGATCGCCATCATCGGCTACGGCAGCCAGGCACACGCGCACGCGCAGAATCTGCGGGATAGCGGCCTGAACGTGGTGGTCGGCCTGCGCGAAGGCAGCCCCAGCCGCGCCAAGGCCGAGCAGGCGGGCCTGCGGGTGGCGAGCATCGAGGATGCCGTGAAGGAAGCGGACGTCATCATGCTGCTGATCCCCGACGAGAACCAGCCGAAGGTGTACGAGGAGAGCATCGCCCCCAATCTGACGGCGGGCAAGGCGCTGGCGTTCGGCCACGGCTTCAACGTCCACTTCGGGCGCATCAAGCCGCCTGCCGACGTGGACGTGTTCCTGGTCGCGCCCAAGGGGCCGGGCCACATGCTGCGCCGCGTGTACGTGGATGGCGCGGGGATGCCCAGCATCTTCGCCGTGCAGCAGGACGCGACCGGCAATGCCCGTGACATCGCCCTGGCCTACGCGCGCGGTATCGGCGGCACCCGCGCGGGCGTGCTGGAAACCACCTTCAAGGAGGAGACGGAAACGGACCTCTTCGGGGAGCAGAGCGTTCTCTGCGGCGGCGTCACGCACTTGATCCAGGCGGGCTTCGAGACGCTGGTGGAGGCGGGGTATCAGCCCGAAATCGCCTACTTCGAGACGCTGCACGAGGTCAAGCTGATCGTGGACCTGATCTACGAGAAGGGCTTCGAGGGCATGCGCCACTCCATCTCCAACACTGCCGAGTACGGCGACTACGTGACCGGCCCGCGCATCATCACCGACGAGACAAAGGCCACCATGAAGGACGTGCTGGGCGACATCCAGAGCGGGAAGTTCGCGCAGAGCTTCATAGGTGACGCTGAGAGCGGCTTCCCGTACATGAAGGAGCAGCGCAAGAAGATGCGCGACCACACGCTTGAGGTGGTGGGCAAGGAGTTGCGGGACAAGATGCCCTTCATCAGCAAGCAGGAGCTGGAGGTCTGA
- a CDS encoding AlbA family DNA-binding domain-containing protein has product MTPDSADAISPLGVLPPPGPSCVHLPLDVTPQELARYAVGLANARGGTVLVGADAPKAQGTGERDAGELHPLMVTHAIFELSGGRLTVNVQHWRQPGGGKVLAVFVPQAPYVLAAPDGAVLAWDGSHLVPVTPAESEPIAQQDYTAVVPPDASLADLDPHEVARLRGLGQKGGLGHLPDLDFLRELGLLLPSGGALRPTLAGILLAGTPAALKAHVPQAEVCFYHHQTPDVEFQFREDLLRPIPALLTRLAELIQARNRFTPVQVGLFRIEVWDQDEAVYREALLNALTHRDYTLRDAVHVHHYPDRLEIMNPGGLPGGITPGNILRHQPKRRNPLLAEVLARLGLVERAGVGVDKMYGLMLRHGKEPPEYTTYPDAVTLALHSPGFDAEFVRFVARKQEEMQTLSLDMLIVLSLLAREGEATRTHLARALQLPEDRTPRLLRGMEDHGLIARSGVGRGIAYTLSDEVRRALGRERPGPQVTPPPPTQGTPEVPARAPRPPRPAPDASGPTPAEVRAVALALAREQGRVRNRELREACGLNTQQAWRVLRRLVLEGHLVKRGTGTRDAAYELH; this is encoded by the coding sequence GTGACGCCGGACTCTGCTGACGCGATTTCCCCGCTGGGCGTGCTGCCCCCGCCCGGGCCGTCGTGCGTGCATCTGCCGCTGGACGTGACGCCGCAGGAATTGGCGCGCTACGCGGTGGGCCTGGCGAACGCGCGGGGCGGCACGGTGCTGGTCGGCGCGGACGCGCCCAAAGCCCAGGGCACCGGCGAGCGCGACGCGGGCGAGCTGCACCCCCTGATGGTCACCCACGCGATTTTTGAGCTGTCAGGCGGGCGGCTGACCGTGAACGTGCAGCACTGGCGTCAGCCGGGCGGCGGCAAGGTGCTGGCGGTCTTCGTGCCGCAGGCCCCCTACGTGCTGGCCGCGCCCGACGGGGCGGTGCTGGCCTGGGACGGCTCGCACCTTGTCCCGGTCACCCCGGCGGAGAGCGAGCCGATAGCGCAACAGGACTACACGGCGGTGGTGCCTCCCGACGCCTCGCTGGCCGACCTCGACCCGCACGAGGTGGCGAGGCTGCGCGGGCTGGGGCAGAAGGGCGGCCTGGGTCACCTCCCCGACCTCGATTTCCTGCGCGAACTGGGGCTGTTGCTGCCCAGCGGCGGTGCGCTGAGGCCCACGCTGGCGGGCATCCTGCTGGCCGGGACCCCGGCGGCCCTCAAGGCGCACGTGCCGCAGGCGGAAGTCTGCTTCTACCACCACCAGACGCCCGACGTGGAATTCCAGTTCCGCGAGGACCTGCTGCGGCCCATCCCGGCCCTGCTGACCCGGCTGGCCGAACTGATCCAGGCCCGCAACCGCTTCACGCCGGTGCAGGTGGGCCTCTTTCGCATCGAGGTGTGGGATCAGGACGAGGCGGTCTACCGCGAGGCGCTGCTCAATGCCCTCACGCACCGCGACTACACCCTGCGCGACGCCGTGCATGTCCACCACTACCCCGACCGGCTGGAAATCATGAATCCGGGGGGGCTGCCGGGCGGCATCACGCCGGGCAATATCCTGCGGCACCAGCCCAAGCGCCGCAATCCGCTGCTGGCCGAGGTGCTGGCGCGGCTGGGCCTGGTGGAACGGGCGGGCGTGGGCGTGGACAAGATGTACGGCCTGATGCTGCGCCACGGCAAGGAACCGCCGGAATACACCACCTACCCCGACGCGGTCACGCTCGCGCTGCACTCGCCGGGCTTCGACGCCGAGTTCGTGCGCTTCGTGGCCCGCAAGCAGGAGGAAATGCAGACCTTATCGCTGGACATGTTGATCGTCCTCTCGCTGCTGGCGCGGGAGGGGGAGGCGACCCGGACGCATCTGGCCCGCGCCCTGCAACTCCCCGAGGACCGCACGCCGAGACTGCTGCGCGGCATGGAGGATCACGGCCTGATCGCGCGCTCCGGTGTGGGGCGCGGCATCGCCTACACCCTCTCGGACGAGGTGCGGCGGGCACTGGGGCGGGAAAGGCCCGGACCGCAGGTCACCCCGCCTCCCCCCACCCAGGGGACTCCGGAGGTTCCCGCCCGCGCACCCCGGCCTCCCCGCCCTGCCCCGGACGCCAGCGGCCCCACCCCCGCCGAGGTCCGGGCGGTGGCGCTGGCCCTGGCGCGCGAGCAGGGGCGGGTGCGCAACCGCGAGCTGCGGGAAGCCTGCGGCCTGAACACGCAGCAGGCGTGGCGGGTGCTGCGCCGCCTGGTGCTGGAGGGGCACCTGGTGAAGCGCGGCACCGGGACGCGCGACGCCGCCTACGAACTGCATTAG
- a CDS encoding DUF3293 domain-containing protein: MKGDLRAAFLGTTYGTAHERFRLSAERGPAPAWARRTWAVVTAWNPGAVQLPHEINAQAEAALLARVRASGLSPLPAHNGEGEWREEALIVPGARLGQAAAWGGTFGQAAVLWGTGARAALVWLDGEGNVSGVERFWAGRVAGCGR, from the coding sequence TTGAAAGGCGACCTGCGCGCCGCCTTCCTCGGCACGACCTACGGCACGGCCCACGAACGCTTCCGGCTGTCGGCGGAGCGGGGACCGGCCCCCGCATGGGCACGCAGAACGTGGGCAGTCGTCACGGCCTGGAATCCGGGTGCTGTACAGCTCCCCCATGAAATCAACGCCCAGGCCGAAGCCGCGTTGCTCGCCCGGGTCCGGGCCAGTGGCCTCTCCCCCCTCCCCGCCCACAACGGCGAGGGCGAGTGGCGCGAGGAGGCGCTGATCGTCCCCGGTGCGCGGCTGGGGCAAGCGGCGGCCTGGGGCGGAACCTTCGGGCAGGCGGCGGTGCTGTGGGGCACGGGCGCGCGGGCCGCGCTGGTCTGGCTGGACGGCGAGGGGAACGTCAGCGGAGTGGAACGCTTCTGGGCGGGGAGAGTCGCAGGATGCGGGCGGTAG
- the guaA gene encoding glutamine-hydrolyzing GMP synthase, giving the protein MSVVILDFGSQFTRLIARRFRELGAYSVILPGSSSLERIAQENPQGIVLSGGPSSVYDANAPRPAPGVLDLDVPLLGVCYGMQFLAHEAGGDVKRAGKREYGKADLTRYGGQLFAGIQGEFVAWMSHSDSVTQLPQGYEVIAETEDTPVAAIENPVTHRYGVQFHPEVVHTPKGGQLLANFLDICGVARDWNAEHIVDELIEGVRAQVGDGRVLLAISGGVDSSTLGLLLSRAIGDRLTAVFIDHGLLRLGEREQVEAALRPLGVNLVTVDASEEFLGALEGVSDPEEKRKIIGREFIRAFEREARKYGPFDFLAQGTLYPDVIESAGGEGAANIKSHHNVGGLPEDLQFKLVEPFRTLFKDEVREIARLLGLPDAIRMRHPFPGPGLAIRCLGAITRQKLDILKRVDDIFISGLREFGLYDGCSQALAVLTPIQSVGVMGDERTYSYTAALRAVTTDDFMTAEWARLPYDFLATMSNRIVNQVHEINRVVYDITGKPPATIEWE; this is encoded by the coding sequence GTGAGTGTTGTCATTCTCGACTTCGGCAGCCAGTTCACGCGCCTGATCGCCCGGCGTTTCCGCGAACTCGGCGCGTACAGCGTGATCCTTCCGGGCAGCTCCAGCCTGGAACGCATCGCGCAGGAAAACCCCCAGGGCATCGTGCTGTCGGGTGGCCCCAGCAGCGTATACGACGCGAACGCCCCGCGTCCGGCCCCCGGCGTGCTCGACCTCGACGTGCCCCTCCTGGGCGTGTGTTATGGGATGCAGTTCCTCGCCCACGAGGCGGGCGGCGACGTGAAGCGGGCCGGGAAACGCGAGTACGGCAAGGCGGACCTGACCCGCTACGGCGGCCAGCTTTTCGCCGGGATTCAGGGCGAATTCGTGGCCTGGATGAGCCACAGCGACTCGGTGACGCAGCTCCCCCAGGGCTACGAGGTGATCGCGGAAACCGAGGACACGCCCGTCGCCGCCATCGAGAACCCCGTCACCCACCGCTACGGCGTCCAGTTCCACCCGGAGGTCGTCCACACGCCCAAGGGCGGGCAACTGCTGGCGAACTTCCTCGACATCTGCGGCGTGGCGCGCGACTGGAACGCCGAACACATCGTCGACGAGCTGATTGAAGGCGTGCGGGCGCAGGTCGGCGACGGCCGCGTCCTGCTCGCCATCAGCGGCGGAGTGGACTCCTCCACACTGGGATTGCTGCTCTCCCGCGCCATCGGTGACCGCCTGACCGCCGTCTTTATCGACCACGGCCTGCTCCGATTGGGCGAACGCGAACAGGTGGAGGCAGCGTTGCGGCCCCTGGGCGTGAACCTCGTCACCGTGGATGCCAGCGAGGAATTCCTGGGCGCACTAGAGGGCGTCTCCGACCCCGAGGAGAAGCGCAAGATCATCGGGCGCGAGTTCATCCGGGCCTTCGAGCGCGAGGCACGCAAGTACGGCCCCTTCGACTTCCTCGCGCAGGGCACGCTCTACCCCGACGTGATCGAGTCGGCGGGCGGCGAGGGCGCGGCCAACATCAAGAGCCACCACAACGTCGGCGGCCTGCCCGAAGACCTCCAGTTCAAACTGGTCGAACCCTTCCGCACCCTCTTCAAGGACGAGGTGCGCGAGATCGCCCGTCTGCTGGGCCTCCCCGACGCCATCCGCATGCGCCACCCCTTCCCCGGCCCCGGCCTGGCGATTCGCTGCCTCGGCGCGATCACCCGCCAAAAACTCGACATTCTCAAGCGGGTGGACGACATCTTCATCAGCGGCCTGCGCGAGTTCGGCCTCTATGACGGCTGCTCGCAGGCCCTCGCCGTCCTGACGCCGATCCAGTCCGTCGGCGTGATGGGCGACGAGCGCACCTACTCCTACACCGCCGCCCTGCGCGCCGTCACCACCGACGACTTCATGACCGCCGAGTGGGCACGGCTCCCCTACGACTTCCTGGCGACGATGAGCAACCGCATCGTCAATCAGGTCCACGAGATCAACCGCGTGGTGTACGACATCACCGGGAAGCCGCCCGCCACCATTGAGTGGGAGTGA
- a CDS encoding PEGA domain-containing protein has product MKPIGPYVAARDLTGDRPAGTVRTLRATDRLTGIPVLLHVLPHAVPLPDLPADPALLPSSEGGIDGDTAYVVTELPPHALPASDPLLTARGGLAGLAALHEAGLTHGGVDAAQLWSVDGRVALAGAGLPWGGEATPARDLRDLLRALETLGGVPPALRELPGGATARDLLARLDAPAPVREAPRRGAPPIVPAQERPEKEEPPPSPAAAPASPVPAPPPLEVTAAPPGPVPRASESEDAASVPAEVEPGGDASPGEAAPVPSAVPRPVTGRVPARRVADQPVRITWDADGTRRVVKPGRETPPARPRSPGWLLPVLALLLLLLLFGAWWAWRSAAASAPVPIPAATTPQPCCDVRFTVRGAQGVPVRLSLVSAPPGVKVNPDQEVGRAPGVVRLPRPGTYTLRVAAEGYTPGTVTVKAPSAVPVQIALTP; this is encoded by the coding sequence GTGAAGCCCATCGGCCCCTACGTGGCCGCACGTGACCTGACGGGCGACCGGCCCGCTGGCACCGTGCGGACGCTGCGCGCCACCGACCGCCTGACCGGCATCCCGGTGCTGCTGCACGTGCTGCCCCACGCGGTCCCCCTGCCCGATCTGCCCGCCGACCCGGCCCTGCTGCCCTCCAGCGAGGGCGGCATCGACGGCGACACGGCCTATGTGGTCACCGAGTTGCCGCCCCACGCGCTGCCCGCCTCCGACCCGCTGCTCACGGCGCGTGGGGGATTGGCCGGGCTGGCGGCCCTGCACGAGGCGGGGCTGACCCACGGCGGCGTGGATGCGGCGCAGCTCTGGAGTGTGGACGGGCGCGTCGCGCTCGCGGGCGCGGGCCTGCCCTGGGGCGGGGAGGCCACCCCCGCCAGGGACCTGCGTGACCTGCTGCGGGCCCTGGAAACGCTGGGAGGCGTGCCGCCCGCGCTGCGTGAGCTGCCCGGCGGCGCCACCGCCCGCGACCTCCTCGCCCGGCTGGACGCTCCCGCGCCGGTGCGGGAAGCACCCAGACGCGGCGCTCCGCCCATCGTCCCGGCCCAGGAACGGCCGGAGAAAGAGGAACCCCCACCCAGCCCGGCGGCCGCTCCGGCTTCGCCTGTCCCTGCGCCTCCTCCGCTGGAGGTGACGGCCGCCCCGCCCGGACCTGTTCCCCGCGCCTCTGAGAGCGAAGATGCAGCCAGTGTCCCGGCCGAGGTGGAGCCTGGCGGGGACGCCTCTCCGGGGGAGGCCGCGCCCGTCCCTTCCGCCGTCCCCAGGCCCGTGACCGGACGGGTTCCGGCGCGGCGTGTGGCGGACCAGCCGGTGCGGATCACCTGGGATGCCGACGGTACCCGGCGTGTGGTCAAACCCGGCCGCGAGACGCCCCCGGCCAGGCCCCGCTCCCCGGGCTGGCTGCTGCCCGTGCTGGCCCTGCTCCTCCTGCTGCTCCTGTTCGGCGCGTGGTGGGCCTGGCGGTCTGCCGCGGCCTCCGCTCCCGTGCCCATCCCGGCGGCCACGACGCCCCAACCGTGTTGTGACGTGCGCTTCACGGTGCGCGGCGCACAGGGTGTTCCCGTGCGCCTGAGCCTGGTGTCCGCCCCCCCAGGCGTGAAGGTGAATCCCGATCAGGAGGTGGGCCGTGCGCCCGGTGTGGTGCGCCTGCCCCGGCCCGGCACCTACACCCTGCGCGTGGCCGCCGAGGGCTACACGCCCGGCACGGTGACGGTGAAGGCCCCCAGCGCAGTGCCGGTCCAGATTGCCCTGACGCCGTGA
- a CDS encoding IS5 family transposase (programmed frameshift) has translation MGRTDLTEQQWAILAPLLPKNPKKGHAYKDHKPVLNGIIWRQKTGATWRDIPERYGSWKTCHDRFTRWSRSGVWAEILAALHLKADAEGKIDWEGAAADSTHVKAHRAAVGARKEPAKLGKKGALEDEWLGISRGGRTTKIHVLMDGKCRPLSVLISAGQASDPTYLVPLLEAVRVGRPGPGRPRKRPPTLRMDRAYGARKYRRALRARKIRCVCPERQDARKARLRKGKRGGRPPKFDAEAYKGRQVVERGINRLKDFRAIATRYEKRGHQFLAGVHLACILLWL, from the exons ATGGGACGGACGGATTTGACGGAGCAGCAGTGGGCCATTCTGGCCCCACTGCTCCCCAAAAACCCCAAGAAGGGACACGCCTACAAGGACCATAAGCCGGTGCTGAACGGCATTATCTGGCGTCAGAAGACCGGGGCAACGTGGCGAGACATTCCCGAGCGGTATGGGTCGTGGAAGACGTGTCATGACCGCTTCACCCGCTGGTCGCGCAGCGGGGTCTGGGCCGAGATTCTGGCCGCCCTGCACCTGAAAGCGGATGCTGAGGGAAAGATTGATTGGGAAGGCGCGGCGGCGGACAGCACGCACGTCAAAGCCCACCGCGCTGCGGTGGGCGCACGAAAAGAGCCAGCCAAGCTGG GAAAAAAGGGGGCGCTCGAAGACGAGTGGCTCGGGATCAGTCGTGGGGGACGCACCACCAAAATCCACGTCCTGATGGATGGGAAGTGTCGGCCCCTCAGTGTGCTGATCTCTGCTGGGCAGGCGAGCGACCCGACCTACCTCGTGCCGCTTCTGGAGGCCGTGCGGGTGGGGCGTCCCGGACCGGGACGCCCGCGCAAGCGTCCCCCGACCCTTCGGATGGATCGGGCGTATGGGGCGAGGAAATACCGGCGTGCTTTGCGGGCACGCAAGATCAGGTGTGTCTGTCCCGAGCGCCAGGATGCGCGCAAGGCCCGGCTGCGGAAGGGCAAGCGGGGGGGACGCCCCCCAAAATTTGACGCAGAAGCCTACAAAGGCCGCCAGGTCGTCGAACGGGGGATCAATCGCCTCAAGGATTTTCGGGCGATTGCCACCCGGTACGAGAAGCGTGGACACCAGTTTTTAGCCGGTGTCCACCTCGCTTGCATCCTTCTTTGGCTTTGA
- a CDS encoding 2-isopropylmalate synthase produces the protein MTQPQAAGQRIRIFDTTLRDGEQSPGVALNHTQKLEIAHQLARLGVDVIEAGFPIASPGDLEGVSRIAREVRGPIIAGLARANRADIEAAAKGVELAEKPRIHTFIATSPIHMAKKLQLEPDAVIERAVEAVRLARSFVDDVEFSAEDATRSEREFLARIFQAAVEAGATTINVPDTVGYTTPEEIRDLFAYLRGELPAHVILSAHCHDDLGMAVANSIAAAEGGARQIECTVNGIGERAGNAALEEIVMAFHTRKDHYGFETGIRTREIYRASRMVSRLSGMPVQPNKGVVGDNAFAHESGIHQDGVIKARETYEIMNAELVGREAAVLVMGKHSGRAAFRKALTDLGYEVDEERIKHLFARFKDMADRKGQIYSDDLRALVESRSDVPQTFTLEGFQITSGMNMTPVAFVRLHTPDGQVDATAHGDGPVEAAFQAINKITGITPVLESYRIQAVTGGGDALGEVSIGARYGETTLHGTGVATDVVEASARAWIRIVNQVVAGMGKSRAVSQTTV, from the coding sequence ATGACCCAGCCCCAGGCAGCAGGCCAGCGCATCCGCATCTTCGACACCACCCTGCGCGACGGCGAGCAGTCGCCGGGCGTGGCGCTGAACCACACGCAGAAGCTGGAAATCGCGCACCAACTGGCCCGCCTGGGCGTGGACGTGATCGAGGCGGGCTTTCCCATCGCCTCCCCCGGTGACCTGGAAGGCGTGAGCCGCATCGCCCGCGAGGTCCGGGGGCCGATCATCGCCGGGCTGGCCCGCGCCAACCGAGCCGACATCGAGGCAGCAGCGAAGGGGGTGGAGCTGGCCGAGAAGCCTCGCATCCACACCTTTATCGCCACCAGCCCGATTCACATGGCGAAGAAGCTGCAATTGGAGCCGGACGCCGTGATCGAGCGGGCGGTGGAGGCGGTGCGCCTGGCCCGCTCCTTCGTGGATGACGTGGAATTCAGCGCGGAGGATGCCACCCGCAGCGAGCGCGAATTCCTGGCCCGTATTTTCCAGGCGGCGGTGGAGGCGGGCGCGACGACCATCAACGTCCCCGATACGGTGGGGTACACCACGCCCGAGGAAATCCGCGATCTATTCGCGTACCTGCGCGGCGAACTGCCCGCCCACGTCATCCTGTCCGCCCACTGCCACGACGACCTGGGGATGGCCGTCGCCAACTCCATCGCGGCGGCGGAGGGGGGCGCGCGGCAGATCGAATGCACGGTCAACGGCATCGGGGAGCGGGCGGGGAACGCGGCGCTGGAAGAGATCGTGATGGCCTTTCATACCCGCAAGGACCACTATGGCTTCGAGACAGGCATCCGCACCCGCGAGATTTACCGCGCCAGCCGGATGGTCAGCCGCCTGTCGGGGATGCCCGTGCAGCCGAACAAGGGCGTGGTGGGCGACAACGCCTTCGCGCACGAGTCCGGCATTCACCAGGACGGGGTTATCAAGGCCCGCGAGACGTACGAGATCATGAACGCCGAACTGGTCGGGCGTGAGGCCGCCGTGCTGGTGATGGGCAAGCACTCGGGCCGCGCCGCCTTCCGCAAGGCGCTGACCGACCTGGGCTACGAGGTGGACGAGGAGCGCATCAAGCACCTGTTCGCCCGCTTCAAGGACATGGCCGACCGCAAGGGCCAGATTTACAGCGACGACCTGCGCGCCCTGGTGGAGAGCCGCAGCGACGTGCCGCAGACCTTCACGCTGGAGGGCTTCCAGATCACCTCCGGCATGAACATGACGCCGGTCGCCTTCGTGCGCCTGCACACCCCCGACGGCCAGGTGGACGCCACCGCCCACGGCGACGGCCCGGTCGAGGCCGCCTTCCAGGCCATCAACAAGATCACCGGCATCACCCCCGTGCTGGAGAGTTACCGCATCCAGGCCGTCACGGGCGGTGGGGACGCGCTGGGCGAAGTCAGCATCGGCGCCCGCTACGGCGAGACGACGCTGCACGGGACCGGCGTGGCGACCGACGTGGTTGAAGCTTCTGCCCGCGCCTGGATTCGCATCGTGAACCAGGTGGTGGCGGGGATGGGCAAGAGCCGGGCGGTGAGCCAGACGACGGTGTAA
- a CDS encoding MogA/MoaB family molybdenum cofactor biosynthesis protein: MTDLSPSPATTAHHAAAPRSVRAAVLTVSDTRSEETDTSGQYLLAELRAGGHEVVGYRVVKDDALIIRSTLTDFMRDAVVVISSGGTGITGRDVTIPVVESLLTKPMPGFGELFRMLSYREVGGAAMLSRAVGGLAGHTLLFALPGSLNAVRTAWEGLLRDELGHLAFEVARHGQPGTAQPGQAGGVG, translated from the coding sequence ATGACGGACCTCTCCCCCTCCCCTGCCACCACCGCGCACCACGCCGCCGCGCCCCGGTCCGTCCGCGCCGCGGTCCTGACCGTCAGCGATACCCGCAGCGAGGAAACGGACACCAGTGGCCAGTACCTGCTGGCCGAGCTGCGGGCCGGGGGCCACGAGGTCGTGGGCTACCGCGTGGTGAAGGACGACGCGCTGATCATCCGCAGCACCCTGACCGACTTTATGCGGGACGCGGTGGTGGTGATTTCCAGCGGCGGCACCGGCATCACCGGGCGGGACGTGACGATTCCGGTGGTGGAGTCGCTCCTGACCAAGCCGATGCCGGGCTTCGGGGAACTGTTCCGGATGCTGAGTTACCGCGAGGTGGGCGGCGCGGCGATGCTGTCACGCGCGGTGGGAGGGCTGGCGGGCCACACGCTGCTGTTCGCCCTGCCCGGTAGCCTGAACGCCGTGCGGACTGCCTGGGAGGGCCTTCTGCGGGACGAGCTGGGGCACCTCGCCTTCGAGGTGGCGCGGCACGGCCAGCCGGGGACAGCGCAACCGGGGCAGGCGGGCGGGGTGGGCTGA
- a CDS encoding DUF1330 domain-containing protein, protein MSAYVIGLLDVHDPEGYSTYSGQVPATLEPYGGQFLVRGGQPEALEGAAPGRVVVIAFPSAEQARAWYESEGYTRLRPLRQQRAAGQLILAHGLGSVWLNLAG, encoded by the coding sequence ATGAGCGCCTATGTGATCGGCCTGCTGGATGTCCACGACCCCGAGGGCTACTCCACCTATTCGGGGCAGGTGCCCGCCACCCTCGAACCTTACGGCGGCCAGTTTCTCGTGCGGGGGGGCCAGCCCGAAGCGCTGGAGGGCGCGGCGCCCGGCCGGGTGGTGGTGATCGCCTTTCCCTCGGCCGAGCAGGCCCGCGCCTGGTACGAGTCCGAGGGGTACACGCGCCTTCGCCCCTTGCGACAGCAGAGGGCGGCAGGCCAGCTCATCCTGGCTCACGGCCTAGGGTCTGTCTGGCTGAATTTGGCAGGATAG
- the truD gene encoding tRNA pseudouridine(13) synthase TruD: MVGGIVSLVFEWSALAALTETPGTGGRLRAAPEDFRVEEVPAYPLSGEGEHLFVHLEKTGHTTAHVLRELGAQVGVRDRDVGVAGLKDRHAVTTQWISLPAKYEERLAAFDLAGVRVLETRRHGNKLGLGHLRGNRFVVRVRDAAGTADRAVTTLALLAAHGIPNYFGPQRFGLKGLNAEEGLRVLRGESRLRDPRVRRFLTTSVQSLVFNRFLSLRLERGLFDRLLAGDMAKKHDTGGVFLVEDAAAESPRAERGEVSATGTLFGKKVKPLTLDAGELEREALAAFGLTPEVFASRRGDRRLTRVFPEQTEVRPEEDGYTVAFTLPKGSFATSVLREVMKTDVDTAAGDPDEGDEDTE, translated from the coding sequence ATGGTGGGCGGCATCGTGAGTCTGGTTTTTGAGTGGTCGGCGCTGGCCGCGCTGACGGAGACGCCTGGAACGGGGGGCCGTCTGCGGGCGGCACCGGAGGATTTCCGGGTGGAGGAGGTGCCCGCCTATCCCCTCTCCGGGGAGGGCGAGCATCTGTTTGTGCATCTGGAGAAGACGGGACACACCACCGCGCACGTGCTGCGCGAACTGGGCGCGCAGGTCGGCGTGCGGGACCGGGACGTGGGGGTGGCCGGGCTGAAGGACCGCCACGCGGTCACGACGCAGTGGATCAGCCTGCCCGCGAAGTACGAGGAGCGGCTGGCGGCCTTCGATCTGGCGGGCGTGCGCGTGCTGGAGACGCGGCGGCACGGCAACAAGCTGGGGCTGGGGCACCTGCGCGGCAACCGCTTCGTGGTGCGGGTGCGGGACGCGGCGGGGACGGCGGACCGGGCGGTGACCACGCTGGCCCTGCTCGCGGCGCACGGCATCCCGAACTACTTCGGGCCGCAGCGTTTCGGGTTGAAGGGCCTGAACGCCGAGGAGGGGTTGCGGGTGCTGCGCGGCGAGTCCCGCCTGCGCGACCCCCGCGTGCGCCGCTTTCTGACCACCAGCGTGCAAAGTCTGGTGTTCAACCGCTTTCTCAGCCTGCGATTGGAGCGCGGCCTCTTCGACCGGCTCCTGGCGGGAGACATGGCGAAAAAGCACGACACCGGGGGCGTCTTTCTGGTGGAGGACGCGGCGGCCGAGTCCCCCCGCGCCGAGCGGGGCGAGGTGAGCGCCACCGGCACCCTCTTCGGCAAGAAAGTCAAGCCGCTGACGCTGGACGCGGGCGAACTGGAACGCGAGGCTCTGGCGGCCTTCGGCCTGACGCCCGAGGTCTTCGCCTCGCGCCGGGGGGACCGCCGCCTCACGCGCGTCTTCCCCGAGCAGACCGAGGTCCGCCCCGAGGAGGACGGTTACACGGTGGCCTTTACCCTCCCCAAGGGCAGTTTTGCCACCAGCGTCCTGCGCGAAGTGATGAAGACCGACGTGGACACGGCGGCGGGCGACCCGGACGAGGGCGACGAGGACACCGAATGA